One Candidatus Latescibacter sp. genomic region harbors:
- a CDS encoding aspartate aminotransferase family protein: MASKEFSIEPQPVNPVKTKYRRIVTSTIPVKESLPILEMLRENEPFSMSGQPPIVWDYGDGFQVFDAYGNMWLDWSCGVLVTNAGHGRKEIRDAVIAAAGKGLLHTYCFPSEPRALLAKKLVELAPDQMTRAFILTTGAETTECAIKLAKTWGMKHGGSRKNVIVTFEEAFHGRTMGAQLAGGIPALKDWIGALDPSFVQVPHPGSNVVKDKSFKLFESTLKKLGVDPDNVAGVMSETYQGGHCGFFPDEYAVALRSWCDRHNAVLIFDEVQAGFGRTGKMWGFEHHGIVPDIMCLGKGMSSSLPIAAVVGSEEIMNQYGPGSMTSTHSGHPLGAVAALASIEIIERENLVENAHAMGEHLYPGLRKIQSRHKEIFDLQGRGLVFALMAIKNRATMEPDADLAFDIVKRCVESGLLMFAPVGRGGGCVKIAPPLCITAEAIDEGLEVIGKVVDDVIAEAGR, from the coding sequence ATGGCATCGAAAGAATTTTCGATCGAACCGCAGCCGGTTAATCCGGTCAAAACAAAATACCGCCGGATTGTGACTTCCACCATTCCGGTAAAAGAGTCCTTGCCCATCCTGGAAATGCTCCGTGAAAATGAGCCGTTTTCCATGAGTGGACAGCCGCCGATTGTCTGGGACTATGGCGACGGGTTTCAGGTTTTTGACGCTTATGGCAACATGTGGCTCGACTGGTCGTGCGGCGTTCTCGTGACAAATGCAGGGCATGGCCGTAAGGAGATTCGGGATGCCGTCATTGCCGCAGCCGGGAAAGGGCTGCTCCACACCTACTGCTTTCCTTCCGAGCCGCGGGCGCTACTGGCAAAAAAACTGGTGGAGCTGGCGCCTGATCAAATGACCCGCGCATTCATCCTCACCACCGGCGCGGAAACGACCGAATGCGCCATCAAGCTGGCTAAAACCTGGGGAATGAAACACGGCGGCTCACGGAAAAATGTGATCGTAACCTTCGAGGAAGCATTCCATGGCCGTACCATGGGCGCCCAACTGGCGGGGGGAATTCCTGCGCTTAAAGATTGGATCGGCGCCCTCGACCCCTCGTTTGTCCAGGTGCCTCACCCCGGCTCAAACGTGGTGAAAGACAAGAGTTTCAAACTCTTCGAGAGTACGCTTAAAAAATTGGGAGTTGATCCCGACAATGTCGCAGGAGTGATGAGCGAGACCTACCAGGGCGGGCATTGCGGATTCTTCCCCGATGAATATGCTGTTGCGCTGCGCTCCTGGTGTGACCGTCACAATGCGGTGCTGATTTTCGATGAGGTGCAGGCCGGATTCGGGCGTACAGGAAAAATGTGGGGATTCGAACACCACGGGATCGTACCGGACATCATGTGCCTGGGCAAGGGGATGTCCTCCAGTCTTCCCATCGCCGCCGTGGTAGGCAGTGAGGAGATCATGAACCAGTACGGCCCCGGATCGATGACTTCCACCCATTCCGGACACCCGCTTGGCGCGGTGGCGGCCCTGGCGTCCATTGAAATCATCGAAAGGGAAAACCTTGTGGAAAACGCCCATGCCATGGGCGAGCATCTCTATCCCGGGCTGAGAAAAATTCAGTCGAGACATAAAGAGATTTTCGATCTTCAGGGCCGCGGCCTCGTATTCGCGCTCATGGCCATCAAGAACCGCGCTACCATGGAGCCGGACGCCGATCTTGCGTTCGATATCGTCAAGCGCTGTGTCGAGTCGGGACTTCTCATGTTTGCCCCTGTAGGCAGAGGCGGCGGGTGTGTGAAGATCGCTCCTCCGCTCTGCATCACCGCGGAGGCCATCGATGAGGGTCTGGAGGTTATCGGCAAGGTGGTTGATGATGTCATCGCTGAAGCCGGACGGTAA
- a CDS encoding neutral/alkaline non-lysosomal ceramidase N-terminal domain-containing protein, translating to MKNDQTYQTGVFRWFIGICFSISLLYPLSALCAPAAAEWKAGVASAVTTPDAPVWMAGYGNRKEPSQGKISDIYVKALALQDPQGTRAVIVTADIVGYGEGFTAVIAAEVKKRFGIPREAILFNASHTHCGPEIRPEKERFINITPEYASKLEIYKSGLQKKFVQVISEAIKGLQPAQLSYSTGNPVPFAVSRRFPTDKGIVYRSTPSSYYTGGSRDDVVPVLKVADSNGAIRAILFGYACHPITLSVDYISGDYPGFAQQYIQEMYPGATALFVQGCSGELVPNARYQVEYAMGHGKALAEAVKKALAGNQKLIVGPLKCAYQEVTLDCQPVPDRKTLEENRKSSNLTLSRKSAFFLDKIARGEKIQESVPCPLQVLHFGKELLFIGIGGETVVDYAVNLKSEFKNPNQPVWVAGYCNYVFGYLPTLKILKEGGYEGGDALLHTQFSGPFSEKVEDQVMGGIRKLVAKVSE from the coding sequence ATGAAAAACGATCAAACATATCAGACAGGTGTTTTTCGATGGTTTATAGGGATTTGCTTCAGCATTTCCCTGCTTTACCCTTTAAGCGCTCTTTGCGCTCCGGCGGCAGCCGAATGGAAAGCGGGAGTAGCTTCTGCGGTCACAACTCCGGATGCACCGGTATGGATGGCCGGTTACGGCAACCGTAAGGAGCCTTCCCAGGGGAAAATCAGCGATATCTATGTCAAAGCCCTTGCGCTTCAGGATCCGCAGGGAACCCGGGCGGTTATTGTCACAGCCGATATTGTGGGGTATGGGGAAGGATTCACCGCCGTCATCGCCGCGGAAGTTAAAAAACGATTCGGCATCCCCCGTGAAGCGATCCTGTTCAATGCCTCCCATACCCATTGCGGGCCGGAAATCCGTCCCGAAAAGGAAAGATTCATCAATATCACCCCGGAGTATGCCTCAAAGCTGGAAATTTACAAAAGCGGGCTGCAGAAGAAATTCGTCCAGGTAATCAGCGAGGCGATCAAAGGATTACAACCCGCCCAACTGAGCTATTCCACCGGAAATCCCGTTCCCTTTGCGGTCAGCCGCCGGTTCCCGACCGACAAGGGGATCGTGTACCGCTCCACTCCGTCCTCCTATTATACCGGCGGCTCCCGGGATGATGTAGTCCCGGTGCTCAAGGTTGCGGATTCCAACGGCGCCATACGCGCCATCCTTTTCGGCTACGCCTGCCATCCCATAACTCTGAGCGTGGATTATATCAGCGGAGACTATCCCGGTTTTGCCCAGCAATACATCCAGGAAATGTATCCGGGAGCGACAGCGCTCTTTGTACAGGGATGCTCGGGCGAGCTTGTTCCTAATGCCCGTTATCAGGTGGAATACGCCATGGGCCACGGAAAAGCTCTGGCGGAAGCGGTGAAAAAGGCCCTCGCCGGGAATCAGAAACTGATCGTCGGGCCGCTCAAATGCGCCTACCAGGAGGTTACACTGGACTGCCAGCCTGTCCCCGACCGTAAAACCCTGGAGGAAAACAGGAAATCATCCAATCTGACTCTAAGCCGTAAATCTGCCTTTTTCCTCGACAAAATCGCCAGGGGTGAAAAGATTCAGGAGTCCGTTCCCTGCCCGCTGCAGGTGCTCCATTTCGGGAAAGAGCTGCTCTTTATCGGAATTGGCGGAGAAACGGTGGTGGATTATGCGGTCAACCTGAAATCGGAATTTAAGAACCCGAACCAGCCGGTCTGGGTGGCCGGGTATTGCAATTATGTGTTCGGTTACCTGCCTACTTTGAAAATACTCAAAGAAGGCGGATACGAAGGCGGCGACGCTCTTTTGCATACCCAATTCTCCGGACCTTTTTCCGAAAAAGTGGAAGACCAGGTGATGGGCGGAATTCGCAAGCTGGTTGCGAA
- a CDS encoding DUF3467 domain-containing protein has translation MNKPPDVASQEHQVRIEIQDAVADGVYANLSFITTNNSEFILDFARFLPGNSRGKVVTRVVLSPIHAKAFSKSLAEAVENHEKNFGTITPDSTPKNIGFKLNPGGNEKEEKTG, from the coding sequence ATGAACAAACCCCCGGATGTGGCTTCCCAGGAGCATCAGGTACGCATCGAGATTCAGGATGCTGTCGCTGACGGCGTTTATGCGAATCTGTCGTTCATCACCACCAATAATTCGGAGTTTATCCTTGATTTCGCCCGGTTCCTGCCCGGAAACAGCAGGGGAAAGGTAGTGACGCGGGTGGTGCTGAGCCCCATTCATGCCAAGGCGTTCTCGAAATCCCTCGCCGAAGCGGTTGAAAACCATGAGAAAAATTTCGGAACCATCACACCGGACAGCACCCCAAAAAACATAGGTTTCAAATTGAATCCCGGAGGAAACGAAAAGGAAGAAAAAACAGGATAG